One window from the genome of Labeo rohita strain BAU-BD-2019 chromosome 10, IGBB_LRoh.1.0, whole genome shotgun sequence encodes:
- the mpzl1l gene encoding myelin protein zero-like 1 like gives MFYCVSLQCLSSLIFYYSGGKWFLSSALRFKSRVEWAGDMNKNDASIRVIRMQVEDSGTFSCDVKNPPDVSIPISITKVRVAPSDPETDTV, from the exons atgttttattgtgtgtCTCTGCAGTGTTTGTCTTCACTG ATCTTCTATTACTCCGGCGGGAAGTGGTTTTTATCCTCCGCGCTGCGGTTTAAGTCCCGTGTGGAATGGGCCGGAGACATGAACAAGAATGACGCGTCGATCCGTGTGATCCGGATGCAGGTGGAGGACAGCGGGACGTTCAGCTGCGACGTGAAGAATCCTCCAGACGTCTCCATACCGATATCCATCACTAAAGTCAGGGTGGCGCCGTCTGATCCCGAGACTGACACTGTTTGA